ATTTTAATAGGTTTTTCTTTCATTTTCTCTGAGAATGCTCTATCTTTGCAACGTATTCAAATCACAATAGGTTTATCAAAACACATTAGGTTATGAACGATTGTTTAGTAAAGGTTAACGAAGAAAATCAGAATCAGGCAATCAGCAGATGCCAGAGCATTCTTCGTGATCGCCGCGAGGCTCTTGCCTCTAAGGCAAAAAGCAGAAATTAAAGAGATTATCTTTTAAGAGAGATTCTCGTGTGCAGCTTTGTTTTTCTTCCTGAAGGAAAAGGCACTCGTATGTGGTAAATTCCATTGATCTGGAAGAAGGTTATGCTGTAAGATTATGATCTTTATCCCCCGCTCGATAGAGAGTCGAGGACATCACGAAAAAAGTCCCGCTGTAAGGAATTTCATCCTAACAGCGGGACTTTTTTGGTTTCTGAAGGCAAGTTTACATTTGCGGCTGCAAAGTTACCTATTTTTCTAAAACAGCCAAATATTTTTGCAATGATTTGCCCATCTCTGTCATTATCTCAATTAATTAGCGAGAAATTTGCCAATTTCCTTGATGGTAGCATTGGCAATTATTCCCAAATATTGCTTTGCTTTTCTTCCTCTTCCTCGTCGTCAAAGTTCCAAGTGTTAAATTGCTTGGCTTGCATATCCGTGGAGGCATCAGCACCTAGAGAAGCATTTCCGACTCCTGCGCCTTCTTCCATGACAGAAGAGGAAAGGTTGAGCTTGATGGTCTTAGCCATGGGTGATATATATGTTCTTTTCATCTTTTTACTTTTTTATTTGATTATTATCTTCTTACCATTGATGATGTAGATACCTTTCTGGGTAGGACTTGTTACTTTTCTTCCATCCAAGGTGTAATAGGTTTTGCCACTGGTGACCTGTGATGGAGCAGTCATGTCATGGATACCTGTGGTATCGCCAAACCAGTCCAAATAAATAACGGTCTTGGCATTGGCATTGCTTGGATTCTTCAGCTGCAAGTATGCGGAGTTGCTCTTGGCATCGCCTTTTACCCATTTATAGAAACACTGTCGGTTGCCCTCTATCACCTGATCTTCCTTGCCCAAGTGGAAATACTTGGTGGTCAAGATGTAGTTCTGGCAGCCCTCTCTCTTCGCTTTTTCAAATTCAGTCGCTTTGTCACCTGTTCCTACCAAAGCATTGCTTGTGGGCTTTTGGGGAGTAGTGTTGACATCCGTGGTGAAGATAGGATGGCTCTCGCCTAAGTTGCCGGAAGTCTTCAAGATGACACCTTCGTCAGAAGCGGATTGGTTGTTCGGTAATTCCGTGAATTTCACAAAGGTGGCATTCGACTGATAGTCGGCAGAGACACTGTAGGCAGTGACTGCCGTTCCGTTGAGCCTCTCGTTCAAGCTGTAATCTACAGGGTAGCTCTGGCTATATGTGGCATACTTGATGTAATCATTTTCGGCACTTCCTATAGTCTTGTTGTCCTTGACGATGGCTATGCGGTATAGTTTGCAGTTCTGTACACAGAAAGTTAAGTCCTTGGTCGTATTCCCGAGTTGATAGACAGAAACGCGATTATCATTACGGTTTATAAATGTTTTGAGGCTTTCGACGTCTTTTGTGTTCAGATTGAACATCTCATTATTGCCATTGTGCTCTATGTAAACCATTGCCTTGGCAGGAACCGACTGAAGGGTGACGTAATGTGTTCCACCATTGAGGTACAGATAGGTGTCACCTTTGGCTTTTGACCCATTTTTACATACTATTTGGAATCTGTCGCTATAGTTTTTCACTAAGTTGAACAGCAAGCCTCTTAGTTCTCGCAGAGGGGTATTGCTTGCACCTGCTTTTATCTCTTGTCCTTGTGCAAAGCTGCTCTGTTTTGCATTGCTACTTCCGTATTCATGATCACCATTTTTTGTATCTCTCTCCCCCCAATAGGTATTTTTATTACCTACGCTTTCTTTGATTTTAGCGAAAGTGTCGTCTAAGATATTTGTGAAATCCCAGGTATAAACATCTTTTCTATCACGAGAGTCTTTGGCCTCTGCAGACTTAGGGGTCTCGAAATAGAACTTGAAGTTTTTCTCCATTGGCAGCCCGCCTTTTCCTACAATGGCGTATGTAGGAATTGTCACCTCATAGCGCATGCCATAGAATAAGTCCTGGCCAGAGTACTCAAACCACAATTTGTTTCCTTTGACATGAATCTTATTGTACTGATCGTAACTGCCGATTCTTGCGCTGTAGTATTCTATAGATTGATAGCTTTCGCTACCACCCATAGGGCGACAGAAAATCAAGGCACCATCCAAAAGTTGGATGTCTTCATTGAATTTTATTTCTATCTGCTTAGATGCACTCGGCTGAACATCTCCCACTGGTATGGTAGATTCTGCTGCAGGGGACGTAGATTCTACTATTGGTGCGTTACCTATCACTTTGGCTGTTGTAAATACAAAGGTGTCATCGTCCAACGCTCCCTCTTTAAGTTCTGCCTTTTTGCTCAATTTTAAAGTATAGGTATAGTTGGGAAGAAGCTTCTGACCTTCTGTGGGCGTAAATACAAGTTTGTTGCCATTTGCGATACCCGTCACAGTTCCTATGTCGTGGGTCTTCTGGCTTCCGTCTGCGCTTTCTCCCTTGAGAGTCGCTTCTACAGGGTTCAGGATATTTGTATTTTTTCCATCTTTGGTTGTGGCAGACAAGATGATACGTGTGGTGAGAGGAGCCTCGTCCTGATTGTATGGGGTGGTCATACTCAGGCTTACACCCTCCAAGGAACTAATCAAGTGCAATACAATCTGATTGTTCTTCAAAGTAGAGCCTTCTGTAGCATCTTTCAAGCTACCGGCAGTAATCTTGATGGAGTAATACTTACCTGCTTTTAATTTAACTGGCACGTAAAGTGCCTTGTGATCAAGGCTAATGGTGCATTCTGGAGAATCCTTGGTATATGTATTTACT
This is a stretch of genomic DNA from Segatella hominis. It encodes these proteins:
- a CDS encoding Ig-like domain-containing protein, yielding MKRLIDFCLLLLMVFWGSNAWADKTMTFSATYPTSDCNLAKLNVFAGSSQSIENGGITLKITAASNDNASWNPAVADGSNHGQTIALKTSANITISSSSAEMKITKIVFTFENNKNKGYFTVTTGGTLEPTPATGWVNTQTWSLEKGANSVSFTNETDNKAYITSIDITYKTGGLDNYTVQAYPYTWNFQDENLWEKSESQFVSEIWTHGTVDGADEWRNSPTVATGYDVDLLRGLRFTNHVCADKKNKCVSIPRNATITIPSLHKGQKVKISYTGVDILPTTNLKVSQERKDNIEIYKVPQDGDAILTIDPNGAVWGVWISQISVLDAAPVLTMTTPANEEKGVDPNLRFIKVTSDKALWAYDVNGTKTLTEQTIKATLNSDDEANNMEVTATFTAGETGVKELNFKLPQDKQLESATTYTLNIPENEIMETSGTGNKNCRFTFSTKGLNYLGAYNGGTEIEANPYTVSTLDNNRVAFAFNEQIEKTADFKVTVSDGTTVNTYTKDSPECTISLDHKALYVPVKLKAGKYYSIKITAGSLKDATEGSTLKNNQIVLHLISSLEGVSLSMTTPYNQDEAPLTTRIILSATTKDGKNTNILNPVEATLKGESADGSQKTHDIGTVTGIANGNKLVFTPTEGQKLLPNYTYTLKLSKKAELKEGALDDDTFVFTTAKVIGNAPIVESTSPAAESTIPVGDVQPSASKQIEIKFNEDIQLLDGALIFCRPMGGSESYQSIEYYSARIGSYDQYNKIHVKGNKLWFEYSGQDLFYGMRYEVTIPTYAIVGKGGLPMEKNFKFYFETPKSAEAKDSRDRKDVYTWDFTNILDDTFAKIKESVGNKNTYWGERDTKNGDHEYGSSNAKQSSFAQGQEIKAGASNTPLRELRGLLFNLVKNYSDRFQIVCKNGSKAKGDTYLYLNGGTHYVTLQSVPAKAMVYIEHNGNNEMFNLNTKDVESLKTFINRNDNRVSVYQLGNTTKDLTFCVQNCKLYRIAIVKDNKTIGSAENDYIKYATYSQSYPVDYSLNERLNGTAVTAYSVSADYQSNATFVKFTELPNNQSASDEGVILKTSGNLGESHPIFTTDVNTTPQKPTSNALVGTGDKATEFEKAKREGCQNYILTTKYFHLGKEDQVIEGNRQCFYKWVKGDAKSNSAYLQLKNPSNANAKTVIYLDWFGDTTGIHDMTAPSQVTSGKTYYTLDGRKVTSPTQKGIYIINGKKIIIK